A region from the Penaeus monodon isolate SGIC_2016 chromosome 17, NSTDA_Pmon_1, whole genome shotgun sequence genome encodes:
- the LOC119583435 gene encoding ras GTPase-activating protein 1-like isoform X1, with the protein MAELALVGPRNVSVRPKDKLHGSPSTGSDEGQDVGFGDDFDPFHDDPDEPDEVDSSLSAPPEESWYHGRLDRAQSEERLRLFGKLGSYLVRESDRRPGSYVLSYLGRSGVSHFKITAVCGDFYIGGRQFNALSDLVGYYTSMSDLLKRERLVHPVPPPEPVNDLRKVVAILPYTKMADTDELSFQKGDIFFVHNELSDGWLWVTAHRTGEQGTIFSDLVETLDDDIDPNVVFSWFHPDITKSDAIDLLIKGWTAGQGSFLVRPSDNSPGDYTLFFLTNNIIQRFRIEKRGVKYLMGGRTFSCLDAVINRYKTEQILEGHTLGNPVCKTSGERLGLPIVPVKEVEQPEKIYATLNEIREKLGVTKFKGIQKQGWLYKKSKKNKKWKCLYFVLTDILYYYDNPKRTKPRGLIDLNCSYLYQVHDSFFERPNCFQLVERELPCLATVTYLCSDSQEMTNDWMAVLRPLCVPQMVGAPKLQTLKFMKSLHLTIMQATRLPSKIVPSPYCLVSLNQVKVCRTRPKPGPDPVWDEEFILDDIPSDVIMFTITVYNHGKRSKDSEVAEVMVELNSLQNGEEVEEWHQLTGITPVGEWGAVRLRYRYFHDLIMPCEEYNSLKELLLDPSLEAVQALADVSHRDRNPLATSLLRIFRNECREHDLLQRLTEHEIEREHETSTLFRAASLTTTLLDLYMKSTCTEFLTEAISDTIHRILESKQSCELNPTKMDNPMDACANAEFLLKVLDDITQSIFSSAGACPMPLRYICGCLQRKVSEKWPQDRLVKTRVVSGFIFLRLICPAILNPRQFNLLQEPPHPVASRSLIMIAKCLQNLANLVEFGGKEQYMEVVNPFILKNKERMICYLDSLSNVGERPEIEEQPVKSEPSRDLAQLHHICVTHLAELTTKAKTQVTLKKLVTVTDMLKKHKEKYQEMMR; encoded by the exons ATGGCAGAGTTGGCGCTGGTTGGGCCTCGCAATGTGTCAGTCAGACCTAAAGACAAACTCCACGGTTCTCCCAGCACCGGTAGCGACGAGGGCCAAGACGTTGGCTTCGGGGATGACTTCGACCCCTTTCACGACGACCCCGACGAGCCAGATGAGGTGGACAGCTCGCTGTCTGCCCCCCCCGAGGAGAG TTGGTACCATGGACGTTTGGACCGAGCACAAAGTGAAGAACGCTTACGGCTGTTTGGGAAACTTGGAAGCTACCTGGTACGAGAGTCTGACCGTCGGCCCGGATCTTATGTCCTTTCCTACCTTGGACGCTCTGGAGTATCACACTTCAA GATCACAGCAGTATGTGGAGATTTCTACATTGGTGGTCGGCAGTTCAATGCCCTGAGCGACCTTGTTGGTTACTACACGAGTATGTCCGATCTCCTCAAGCGGGAAAGACTAGTTCATCCAGTTCCACCGCCTGAGCCTGTTAATGATCTGCGCAAAGTTGTAGCCATTCTTCCATACACTAAAATGGCAGATACCGATGAATTATC ATTCCAGAAAGGAGATATATTCTTTGTTCATAATGAACTAAGCGATGGTTGGTTGTGGGTAACAGCTCATCGTACTGGAGAACAGGGTACCATATTCTCAGACCTGGTGGAGACCCTGGATGACGATATTGATCCCAACGTTGTGTTCTCGTGGTTCCACCCAGACATTACTAAGAGTGATGCCATTGATCTTTTGATAAAAG GCTGGACAGCTGGTCAGGGCAGTTTCTTGGTGCGTCCAAGTGACAACTCCCCAGGGGATTATACACTGTTCTTCCTCACCAACAACATTATTCAGAGATTCAGGATAGAGAAACGTGGTGTCAA GTACCTGATGGGTGGGAGAACTTTTTCCTGCCTAGATGCTGTGATCAATAGATACAAAACTGAACAGATTTTAGAAGGGCACACTTTAGGCAATCCAGTTTGTAAg ACTTCTGGGGAGAGGCTTGGTCTGCCCATAGTTCCAGTTAAGGAAGTAGAACAGCCTGAGAAGATTTATGCTACTCTtaatgaaataagggaaaaactTGGTGTTACTAAATTTAAAG GGATCCAGAAACAAGGTTGGTTATataaaaagagcaaaaagaacaagaagtggAAGTGCTTGTATTTTGTTCTCACTGACATCCtgtactattatgataatccaaAG CGCACCAAACCAAGAGGCCTAATAGACTTGAACTGTTCCTACTTATACCAAGTTCACGACAGCTTCTTTGAACGACCAAACTGCTTCCAATTAGTTGAGAGGGAGCTGCCTTGCTTAGCTACTGTCACATACTTGTGCTCGGACTCTCAG GAAATGACCAACGACTGGATGGCAGTTTTGCGGCCCCTTTGTGTTCCTCAGATGGTGGGAGCGCCCAAGTTGCAAACTCTGAAATTCATGAAGTCTCTGCATCTAACTATTATGCAGGCAACAAGATTACCCTCAAAGATTGTGCCCAGCCCCTACTGCCTTGTTTCTCTTAACCAG GTGAAAGTGTGCAGGACAAGACCAAAGCCTGGCCCTGATCCTGTTTGGGATGAAGAGTTTATCTTGGATGACATTCCATCAGATGTTATAATGTTTACTATCACAGTGTATAACCATGGGAAGCGCAGCAAAGATTCAGAG gTGGCTGAGGTAATGGTAGAGCTCAACAGTTTGCAAAACGGTGAAGAGGTGGAGGAATGGCACCAATTAACGGGTATAACACCTGTTGGTGAATGGGGTGCTGTCAGACTGAGATACAG GTACTTCCATGACTTAATCATGCCATGTGAAGAATACAACAGTTTAAAAGAACTTCTGCTTGATCCAAGTCTGGAAGCTGTTCAAGCGCTTGCAGATGTCTCTCACAGGGATAGAAATCCCTTAGCTACCTCTCTGTTGCGCATATTTAG GAATGAATGTCGTGAGCATGACCTCCTCCAGCGACTAACAGAGCacgagattgagagagaacaTGAGACTAGTACCCTATTCCGGGCTGCCTCTCTTACCACAACACTACTTGACCTCTATATGAAGTCAACTTGCACAGAATTCCTGACAGAAGCCATCTCCGATACCATACATAGGATCTTAGAATCAAAGCAGTCATGTGAG CTCAATCCTACAAAAATGGATAACCCAATGGATGCTTGTGCCAATGCCGAGTTCCTCCTGAAAGTCCTGGATGACATAACACAGAGTATCTTCTCATCCGCTGGGGCATGTCCAAT gccTTTGAGATATATCTGTGGGTGTCTACAACGCAAAGTTTCTGAAAAATGGCCACAAGATCGTTTGGTTAAAACAAGAGTAGTCTCAGGTTTCATATTCCTGCGATTAATTTGTCCAGCAATCCTCAATCCTCGACAGTTTAATCTCCTGCAAG aaCCTCCACACCCTGTAGCATCAAGGTCATTGATCATGATTGCAAAGTGCCTACAGAACTTGGCAAACCTGGTAGAGTTTGGAGGCAAAGAACAGTACATGGAAGTTGTGAATCCCTTCATTCTCAAAAATAAGGAACGTATGATCTGCTATTTGGACTCCTTATCG AATGTTGGTGAGCGACCTGAAATAGAGGAACAGCCAGTGAAGAGTGAGCCATCGAGGGATCTAGCACAGCTTCATCACATCTGTGTAACACACCTTGCAGAATTAACTACAAAAGCCAAAACA caggTAACTTTAAAGAAATTAGTTACTGTGACAGATATGCtaaagaaacacaaagagaaataCCAGGAAATGATGAGGTGA
- the LOC119583435 gene encoding ras GTPase-activating protein 1-like isoform X2 — MAELALVGPRNVSVRPKDKLHGSPSTGSDEGQDVGFGDDFDPFHDDPDEPDEVDSSLSAPPEESWYHGRLDRAQSEERLRLFGKLGSYLVRESDRRPGSYVLSYLGRSGVSHFKITAVCGDFYIGGRQFNALSDLVGYYTSMSDLLKRERLVHPVPPPEPVNDLRKVVAILPYTKMADTDELSFQKGDIFFVHNELSDGWLWVTAHRTGEQGTIFSDLVETLDDDIDPNVVFSWFHPDITKSDAIDLLIKGWTAGQGSFLVRPSDNSPGDYTLFFLTNNIIQRFRIEKRGVKYLMGGRTFSCLDAVINRYKTEQILEGHTLGNPVCKTSGERLGLPIVPVKEVEQPEKIYATLNEIREKLGVTKFKGIQKQGWLYKKSKKNKKWKCLYFVLTDILYYYDNPKRTKPRGLIDLNCSYLYQVHDSFFERPNCFQLVERELPCLATVTYLCSDSQEMTNDWMAVLRPLCVPQMVGAPKLQTLKFMKSLHLTIMQATRLPSKIVPSPYCLVSLNQVKVCRTRPKPGPDPVWDEEFILDDIPSDVIMFTITVYNHGKRSKDSEVAEVMVELNSLQNGEEVEEWHQLTGITPVGEWGAVRLRYRYFHDLIMPCEEYNSLKELLLDPSLEAVQALADVSHRDRNPLATSLLRIFRNECREHDLLQRLTEHEIEREHETSTLFRAASLTTTLLDLYMKSTCTEFLTEAISDTIHRILESKQSCELNPTKMDNPMDACANAEFLLKVLDDITQSIFSSAGACPMPLRYICGCLQRKVSEKWPQDRLVKTRVVSGFIFLRLICPAILNPRQFNLLQEPPHPVASRSLIMIAKCLQNLANLVEFGGKEQYMEVVNPFILKNKERMICYLDSLSNVGERPEIEEQPVKSEPSRDLAQLHHICVTHLAELTTKAKTQVTLKKLVTVTDMLKKHKEKYQEMMR, encoded by the exons ATGGCAGAGTTGGCGCTGGTTGGGCCTCGCAATGTGTCAGTCAGACCTAAAGACAAACTCCACGGTTCTCCCAGCACCGGTAGCGACGAGGGCCAAGACGTTGGCTTCGGGGATGACTTCGACCCCTTTCACGACGACCCCGACGAGCCAGATGAGGTGGACAGCTCGCTGTCTGCCCCCCCCGAGGAGAG TTGGTACCATGGACGTTTGGACCGAGCACAAAGTGAAGAACGCTTACGGCTGTTTGGGAAACTTGGAAGCTACCTGGTACGAGAGTCTGACCGTCGGCCCGGATCTTATGTCCTTTCCTACCTTGGACGCTCTGGAGTATCACACTTCAA GATCACAGCAGTATGTGGAGATTTCTACATTGGTGGTCGGCAGTTCAATGCCCTGAGCGACCTTGTTGGTTACTACACGAGTATGTCCGATCTCCTCAAGCGGGAAAGACTAGTTCATCCAGTTCCACCGCCTGAGCCTGTTAATGATCTGCGCAAAGTTGTAGCCATTCTTCCATACACTAAAATGGCAGATACCGATGAATTATC ATTCCAGAAAGGAGATATATTCTTTGTTCATAATGAACTAAGCGATGGTTGGTTGTGGGTAACAGCTCATCGTACTGGAGAACAGGGTACCATATTCTCAGACCTGGTGGAGACCCTGGATGACGATATTGATCCCAACGTTGTGTTCTCGTGGTTCCACCCAGACATTACTAAGAGTGATGCCATTGATCTTTTGATAAAAG GCTGGACAGCTGGTCAGGGCAGTTTCTTGGTGCGTCCAAGTGACAACTCCCCAGGGGATTATACACTGTTCTTCCTCACCAACAACATTATTCAGAGATTCAGGATAGAGAAACGTGGTGTCAA GTACCTGATGGGTGGGAGAACTTTTTCCTGCCTAGATGCTGTGATCAATAGATACAAAACTGAACAGATTTTAGAAGGGCACACTTTAGGCAATCCAGTTTGTAAg ACTTCTGGGGAGAGGCTTGGTCTGCCCATAGTTCCAGTTAAGGAAGTAGAACAGCCTGAGAAGATTTATGCTACTCTtaatgaaataagggaaaaactTGGTGTTACTAAATTTAAAG GGATCCAGAAACAAGGTTGGTTATataaaaagagcaaaaagaacaagaagtggAAGTGCTTGTATTTTGTTCTCACTGACATCCtgtactattatgataatccaaAG CGCACCAAACCAAGAGGCCTAATAGACTTGAACTGTTCCTACTTATACCAAGTTCACGACAGCTTCTTTGAACGACCAAACTGCTTCCAATTAGTTGAGAGGGAGCTGCCTTGCTTAGCTACTGTCACATACTTGTGCTCGGACTCTCAG GAAATGACCAACGACTGGATGGCAGTTTTGCGGCCCCTTTGTGTTCCTCAGATGGTGGGAGCGCCCAAGTTGCAAACTCTGAAATTCATGAAGTCTCTGCATCTAACTATTATGCAGGCAACAAGATTACCCTCAAAGATTGTGCCCAGCCCCTACTGCCTTGTTTCTCTTAACCAG GTGAAAGTGTGCAGGACAAGACCAAAGCCTGGCCCTGATCCTGTTTGGGATGAAGAGTTTATCTTGGATGACATTCCATCAGATGTTATAATGTTTACTATCACAGTGTATAACCATGGGAAGCGCAGCAAAGATTCAGAG gTGGCTGAGGTAATGGTAGAGCTCAACAGTTTGCAAAACGGTGAAGAGGTGGAGGAATGGCACCAATTAACGGGTATAACACCTGTTGGTGAATGGGGTGCTGTCAGACTGAGATACAG GTACTTCCATGACTTAATCATGCCATGTGAAGAATACAACAGTTTAAAAGAACTTCTGCTTGATCCAAGTCTGGAAGCTGTTCAAGCGCTTGCAGATGTCTCTCACAGGGATAGAAATCCCTTAGCTACCTCTCTGTTGCGCATATTTAG GAATGAATGTCGTGAGCATGACCTCCTCCAGCGACTAACAGAGCacgagattgagagagaacaTGAGACTAGTACCCTATTCCGGGCTGCCTCTCTTACCACAACACTACTTGACCTCTATATGAAGTCAACTTGCACAGAATTCCTGACAGAAGCCATCTCCGATACCATACATAGGATCTTAGAATCAAAGCAGTCATGTGAG CTCAATCCTACAAAAATGGATAACCCAATGGATGCTTGTGCCAATGCCGAGTTCCTCCTGAAAGTCCTGGATGACATAACACAGAGTATCTTCTCATCCGCTGGGGCATGTCCAAT gccTTTGAGATATATCTGTGGGTGTCTACAACGCAAAGTTTCTGAAAAATGGCCACAAGATCGTTTGGTTAAAACAAGAGTAGTCTCAGGTTTCATATTCCTGCGATTAATTTGTCCAGCAATCCTCAATCCTCGACAGTTTAATCTCCTGCAAG aaCCTCCACACCCTGTAGCATCAAGGTCATTGATCATGATTGCAAAGTGCCTACAGAACTTGGCAAACCTGGTAGAGTTTGGAGGCAAAGAACAGTACATGGAAGTTGTGAATCCCTTCATTCTCAAAAATAAGGAACGTATGATCTGCTATTTGGACTCCTTATCG AATGTTGGTGAGCGACCTGAAATAGAGGAACAGCCAGTGAAGAGTGAGCCATCGAGGGATCTAGCACAGCTTCATCACATCTGTGTAACACACCTTGCAGAATTAACTACAAAAGCCAAAACACAG gTAACTTTAAAGAAATTAGTTACTGTGACAGATATGCtaaagaaacacaaagagaaataCCAGGAAATGATGAGGTGA
- the LOC119583435 gene encoding ras GTPase-activating protein 1-like isoform X3 — translation MAELALVGPRNVSVRPKDKLHGSPSTGSDEGQDVGFGDDFDPFHDDPDEPDEVDSSLSAPPEESWYHGRLDRAQSEERLRLFGKLGSYLVRESDRRPGSYVLSYLGRSGVSHFKITAVCGDFYIGGRQFNALSDLVGYYTSMSDLLKRERLVHPVPPPEPVNDLRKVVAILPYTKMADTDELSFQKGDIFFVHNELSDGWLWVTAHRTGEQGTIFSDLVETLDDDIDPNVVFSWFHPDITKSDAIDLLIKAGQGSFLVRPSDNSPGDYTLFFLTNNIIQRFRIEKRGVKYLMGGRTFSCLDAVINRYKTEQILEGHTLGNPVCKTSGERLGLPIVPVKEVEQPEKIYATLNEIREKLGVTKFKGIQKQGWLYKKSKKNKKWKCLYFVLTDILYYYDNPKRTKPRGLIDLNCSYLYQVHDSFFERPNCFQLVERELPCLATVTYLCSDSQEMTNDWMAVLRPLCVPQMVGAPKLQTLKFMKSLHLTIMQATRLPSKIVPSPYCLVSLNQVKVCRTRPKPGPDPVWDEEFILDDIPSDVIMFTITVYNHGKRSKDSEVAEVMVELNSLQNGEEVEEWHQLTGITPVGEWGAVRLRYRYFHDLIMPCEEYNSLKELLLDPSLEAVQALADVSHRDRNPLATSLLRIFRNECREHDLLQRLTEHEIEREHETSTLFRAASLTTTLLDLYMKSTCTEFLTEAISDTIHRILESKQSCELNPTKMDNPMDACANAEFLLKVLDDITQSIFSSAGACPMPLRYICGCLQRKVSEKWPQDRLVKTRVVSGFIFLRLICPAILNPRQFNLLQEPPHPVASRSLIMIAKCLQNLANLVEFGGKEQYMEVVNPFILKNKERMICYLDSLSNVGERPEIEEQPVKSEPSRDLAQLHHICVTHLAELTTKAKTQVTLKKLVTVTDMLKKHKEKYQEMMR, via the exons ATGGCAGAGTTGGCGCTGGTTGGGCCTCGCAATGTGTCAGTCAGACCTAAAGACAAACTCCACGGTTCTCCCAGCACCGGTAGCGACGAGGGCCAAGACGTTGGCTTCGGGGATGACTTCGACCCCTTTCACGACGACCCCGACGAGCCAGATGAGGTGGACAGCTCGCTGTCTGCCCCCCCCGAGGAGAG TTGGTACCATGGACGTTTGGACCGAGCACAAAGTGAAGAACGCTTACGGCTGTTTGGGAAACTTGGAAGCTACCTGGTACGAGAGTCTGACCGTCGGCCCGGATCTTATGTCCTTTCCTACCTTGGACGCTCTGGAGTATCACACTTCAA GATCACAGCAGTATGTGGAGATTTCTACATTGGTGGTCGGCAGTTCAATGCCCTGAGCGACCTTGTTGGTTACTACACGAGTATGTCCGATCTCCTCAAGCGGGAAAGACTAGTTCATCCAGTTCCACCGCCTGAGCCTGTTAATGATCTGCGCAAAGTTGTAGCCATTCTTCCATACACTAAAATGGCAGATACCGATGAATTATC ATTCCAGAAAGGAGATATATTCTTTGTTCATAATGAACTAAGCGATGGTTGGTTGTGGGTAACAGCTCATCGTACTGGAGAACAGGGTACCATATTCTCAGACCTGGTGGAGACCCTGGATGACGATATTGATCCCAACGTTGTGTTCTCGTGGTTCCACCCAGACATTACTAAGAGTGATGCCATTGATCTTTTGATAAAAG CTGGTCAGGGCAGTTTCTTGGTGCGTCCAAGTGACAACTCCCCAGGGGATTATACACTGTTCTTCCTCACCAACAACATTATTCAGAGATTCAGGATAGAGAAACGTGGTGTCAA GTACCTGATGGGTGGGAGAACTTTTTCCTGCCTAGATGCTGTGATCAATAGATACAAAACTGAACAGATTTTAGAAGGGCACACTTTAGGCAATCCAGTTTGTAAg ACTTCTGGGGAGAGGCTTGGTCTGCCCATAGTTCCAGTTAAGGAAGTAGAACAGCCTGAGAAGATTTATGCTACTCTtaatgaaataagggaaaaactTGGTGTTACTAAATTTAAAG GGATCCAGAAACAAGGTTGGTTATataaaaagagcaaaaagaacaagaagtggAAGTGCTTGTATTTTGTTCTCACTGACATCCtgtactattatgataatccaaAG CGCACCAAACCAAGAGGCCTAATAGACTTGAACTGTTCCTACTTATACCAAGTTCACGACAGCTTCTTTGAACGACCAAACTGCTTCCAATTAGTTGAGAGGGAGCTGCCTTGCTTAGCTACTGTCACATACTTGTGCTCGGACTCTCAG GAAATGACCAACGACTGGATGGCAGTTTTGCGGCCCCTTTGTGTTCCTCAGATGGTGGGAGCGCCCAAGTTGCAAACTCTGAAATTCATGAAGTCTCTGCATCTAACTATTATGCAGGCAACAAGATTACCCTCAAAGATTGTGCCCAGCCCCTACTGCCTTGTTTCTCTTAACCAG GTGAAAGTGTGCAGGACAAGACCAAAGCCTGGCCCTGATCCTGTTTGGGATGAAGAGTTTATCTTGGATGACATTCCATCAGATGTTATAATGTTTACTATCACAGTGTATAACCATGGGAAGCGCAGCAAAGATTCAGAG gTGGCTGAGGTAATGGTAGAGCTCAACAGTTTGCAAAACGGTGAAGAGGTGGAGGAATGGCACCAATTAACGGGTATAACACCTGTTGGTGAATGGGGTGCTGTCAGACTGAGATACAG GTACTTCCATGACTTAATCATGCCATGTGAAGAATACAACAGTTTAAAAGAACTTCTGCTTGATCCAAGTCTGGAAGCTGTTCAAGCGCTTGCAGATGTCTCTCACAGGGATAGAAATCCCTTAGCTACCTCTCTGTTGCGCATATTTAG GAATGAATGTCGTGAGCATGACCTCCTCCAGCGACTAACAGAGCacgagattgagagagaacaTGAGACTAGTACCCTATTCCGGGCTGCCTCTCTTACCACAACACTACTTGACCTCTATATGAAGTCAACTTGCACAGAATTCCTGACAGAAGCCATCTCCGATACCATACATAGGATCTTAGAATCAAAGCAGTCATGTGAG CTCAATCCTACAAAAATGGATAACCCAATGGATGCTTGTGCCAATGCCGAGTTCCTCCTGAAAGTCCTGGATGACATAACACAGAGTATCTTCTCATCCGCTGGGGCATGTCCAAT gccTTTGAGATATATCTGTGGGTGTCTACAACGCAAAGTTTCTGAAAAATGGCCACAAGATCGTTTGGTTAAAACAAGAGTAGTCTCAGGTTTCATATTCCTGCGATTAATTTGTCCAGCAATCCTCAATCCTCGACAGTTTAATCTCCTGCAAG aaCCTCCACACCCTGTAGCATCAAGGTCATTGATCATGATTGCAAAGTGCCTACAGAACTTGGCAAACCTGGTAGAGTTTGGAGGCAAAGAACAGTACATGGAAGTTGTGAATCCCTTCATTCTCAAAAATAAGGAACGTATGATCTGCTATTTGGACTCCTTATCG AATGTTGGTGAGCGACCTGAAATAGAGGAACAGCCAGTGAAGAGTGAGCCATCGAGGGATCTAGCACAGCTTCATCACATCTGTGTAACACACCTTGCAGAATTAACTACAAAAGCCAAAACA caggTAACTTTAAAGAAATTAGTTACTGTGACAGATATGCtaaagaaacacaaagagaaataCCAGGAAATGATGAGGTGA